TCTGAACGATAAAAATGTGACGGGCGGACGCATGAACTCCGCCGAACTGGTACTCAACTGGTACCTGAGTGATCAGCTCAGCGTCAAATTTGATTACGTGCACGGCTTCATTAATAACGCGACCACTGACGATCTTCCCATTGATGTCATCGGCGGACGTCTGCAGTACATCTATTGAGGAAACGGCCCGCTGCGAGCTTACCCAAACAACTGTTTGAGCGGTGTGCCGCTTTCGATAATGGGGATCGGGCGGTCTTCGCGGTCGGGCAGAAACAGTTCGGGATCAATGCCCAGCGACCAGTAGATCGTCTTTGCCAGATCTTCCGGGGTGACCGGGTTGTCTACAGGATACGCAGCCTCTGCATCCGAGGTGCCATATACGATTCCCCCCTTCACTCCCGCGCCCGCCAGCAGACAGGGAAAACAATGCGACCAGTGTCCGCGACCCCACGCCGCAGTCCCTGTGGGAGTTCGCCCCATTTCACCCACGGCAACGACCAGCGTTTCATCGAGCAGCCCCCGCTCTTCCAGATCGGTCAGCAGCGCTGAATATGCCTGATCAAATCCGGGCAGCAGGTGATGCTGCAGATGATGCGCACTGCGATGCGAGTCCCAGCTGTATCCATCGGGGGCATCCCAGCAGACGGTCACAAAACGGGCTCCCGCTTCAATCATCCGCCGTCCCATTAAAGTCGACTGACCAAACAGATGCCGCCCGTAGCGGTCGCGCAATTTTGCTGATTCCTGTTGAATATCAAACGCGGACCGCATCTTCTCTGAAGTCACCAGTGACAACGCCCGTTGCTGGATGCGATCATAGTTTTTATATTGATGGTCTTCATGAAAATCCCGATTGGCCTGGTCAAACTGCTGCAGCAGACTGCTGCGACGGTTCAGCCGATCCAGTGTCATCTCTTCTTTCGTCGCCAGACCGCGAATCCGGAAATCCAGTTCCGCATCCGTGCAGTCGCGAAAGTACGGATTGTCCGCAGCATTGCGTTTGCGGATATCGGTGGCGAATGCGTTATACGCCGAGCCCAGCCAGCCGGCATGTTGCCCGGTTCGTTCCAGTCCCTGCAGCACTCCCAGCCGATTGGGCAGATACACATAATCGGGTAGCGCACGCTGATGGGCATCGGGACTCCTGCGGGACAGGTATTCCACGACACTTCCCATCGCTGGCCAGTCTGTGCCTCGGGCATTGACATCGCCCCCATCGGCGGCAGAACGCGTCCACTTGTGACCCGTCTGAATGTAATGGCAGGCGTTATGATCGTTATGCTTATGCGTCATCGTGCGGATCACGCAGAGCTTGTCGGAAATGTTCGCCGTCTGTGGCAGATACTCGCTGATGTGCAGGCCCGGCGTGCGACTGTCGATCGGATGAAAGGGGCCGCGAATGCCACTCGATGCTTCCGGTTTCATGTCGAATGATTCCAGCTGACTGGGACCACCAAACAGAAACAGGAACAGCACGGACTTCGCCCGCCCGTTCTGAAATGCACCGGCAACTTCTTCCGCGGCGAGCACCCCCGGCAGACTCAACCCGAATAACCCCGCGCCCCCGGCCTGCAACGCTTCGCGTCGCGTCAGACCGGAACAAACCTGTTTCGCATACCCGTTTACTGTCAGCATCAGATCTGCCCCATCCGGATTCAGGTATAATGCAATTCATCCCTCGACAGTTTTCTTGAGCCGCTGTCTGTGAAGGATAATT
The sequence above is a segment of the Gimesia algae genome. Coding sequences within it:
- a CDS encoding DUF1501 domain-containing protein translates to MLTVNGYAKQVCSGLTRREALQAGGAGLFGLSLPGVLAAEEVAGAFQNGRAKSVLFLFLFGGPSQLESFDMKPEASSGIRGPFHPIDSRTPGLHISEYLPQTANISDKLCVIRTMTHKHNDHNACHYIQTGHKWTRSAADGGDVNARGTDWPAMGSVVEYLSRRSPDAHQRALPDYVYLPNRLGVLQGLERTGQHAGWLGSAYNAFATDIRKRNAADNPYFRDCTDAELDFRIRGLATKEEMTLDRLNRRSSLLQQFDQANRDFHEDHQYKNYDRIQQRALSLVTSEKMRSAFDIQQESAKLRDRYGRHLFGQSTLMGRRMIEAGARFVTVCWDAPDGYSWDSHRSAHHLQHHLLPGFDQAYSALLTDLEERGLLDETLVVAVGEMGRTPTGTAAWGRGHWSHCFPCLLAGAGVKGGIVYGTSDAEAAYPVDNPVTPEDLAKTIYWSLGIDPELFLPDREDRPIPIIESGTPLKQLFG